A genomic window from Camelina sativa cultivar DH55 chromosome 2, Cs, whole genome shotgun sequence includes:
- the LOC104724779 gene encoding uncharacterized protein LOC104724779 produces the protein MASSSSFSSSTTSTITSKFIWFLLLLSLQLHLLHGSAIHDLKNQTSFRPDREIRKLRRVEAYLNKINKPSIKTIHSPDGDVIECVLSHLQPAFDHPQLQGQKPLDSPDLSTRRNETTDEESFNQLWSMSGESCPVGSIPMRKTTKNDVLRANSLRRFGRKLRRPIRRDSSGGGHEHAVVFVNGEQYYGAKASINVWAPRVPDAYEFSLSQIWLISGSFGHDLNTIEAGWQVSPELYGDNYPRFFTYWTTDAYQATGCYNLLCSGFVQTNNKIAIGAAISPRSSYNGRQFDIGLMIWKDPKHGHWWLELGNGLLVGYWPAFLFSHMRSHASMVQFGGEVVNSRSSGAHTGTQMGSGHFANEGFEKAAYFRNLQVVDWDNNLLPLKNLHVLADHPACYDIRQGKNNVWGTYFYYGGPGRNPRCP, from the exons atggcttcttcttcttcattttcttcttcaactactTCAACTATCacatcaaaatttatttggtttctgcttcttctctctcttcaacTACACTTGTTACACGGATCGGCTATTCATGATCTTAAAAACCAAACTTCATTCAGACCCGATAGAGAGATTCGGAAGCTTAGGAGAGTGGAAGCATAtctcaacaaaatcaacaaacctTCCATCAAAACAATCCAC AGCCCAGATGGAGATGTAATAGAAtgtgttttgtctcatttgCAACCAGCATTTGATCATCCTCAGCTACAAGGCCAGAAACCACTA GATTCACCAGACCTGTCAAcaagaagaaatgaaacaacAGATGAGGAAAGTTTTAATCAGTTATGGAGTATGTCCGGTGAAAGCTGTCCAGTTGGGTCAATACCaatgagaaaaacaacaaagaatGATGTCTTGAGAGCAAATTCACTACGACGGTTTGGTCGGAAACTGAGGAGACCCATCAGACGAGATTCCTCCGGAGGTGGTCACGAG CATGCGGTAGTGTTTGTAAACGGAGAACAATACTATGGAGCTAAAGCAAGCATCAACGTTTGGGCGCCACGTGTGCCCGATGCTTATGAGTTCAGTTTATCTCAGATTTGGCTCATCTCTGGATCCTTTGGTCATGACCTAAACACCATTGAAGCTGGCTGGCAG GTTAGTCCTGAGCTTTATGGAGATAATTATCCAAGATTCTTCACATATTGGACG ACTGATGCATACCAAGCAACTGGGTGCTACAACTTACTCTGCTCTGGATTCGTACAAACCAACAATAAAATTGCAATTGGTGCAGCGATTTCCCCGAGGTCCTCTTATAATGGAAGACAGTTTGATATCGGTTTAATGATTTGGAAG GATCCAAAACATGGTCACTGGTGGCTTGAGCTAGGAAATGGACTTCTTGTGGGATATTGGCCGGCCTTCTTGTTTAGCCACATGAGGAGTCATGCAAGTATGGTACAATTTGGAGGGGAAGTTGTGAACAGCCGATCAAGCGGTGCTCACACTGGAACGCAGATGGGAAGTGGCCATTTTGCAAATGAAGGATTTGAGAAAGCTGCCTACTTTAGAAACTTACAAGTCGTTGATTGGGACAACAATCTCTTGCCTCTGAAGAATCTCCATGTCTTGGCCGATCATCCGGCTTGTTATGATATCAGACAAGGCAAAAACAATGTATGGGGGACTTATTTTTACTATGGAGGACCTGGTCGGAACCCTAGGTGTCCTTGa